In Nicotiana tabacum cultivar K326 chromosome 2, ASM71507v2, whole genome shotgun sequence, the following proteins share a genomic window:
- the LOC107831645 gene encoding E3 ubiquitin-protein ligase APD2-like yields the protein MNSSHQMEESDRNPSFSGDTSASTSRDEEEVPVIDDDDRRPPLPFPERNSVFHNAPYFPAADNEEAVVPLTRDDTWSCVVVVFTFWFFVSMTLILGVYGPSNLQLGPNSSILIKPNPLFVENIKVEEMDDANTRPTVYGFYENPSLDVLTTFSEAYKTSFPANTNKQWIYYLNQGSQINISYSVNSSSSHSLVLIIAQGSEGLAQWLEDPSYPNTTLSWNVIHGNGTISQDIGKSSSYYVAVGNLNSGVVQVRLDIKGRALLYNTTGAYYECNLRRKQCSMRFFLAGRNAALLTSPPQSPGTATGMWSVKLSYGPRWITYLLGVGGMSFLIWLVFWYLNNMQSTRQEGTRNPVGPMESQQTPLLSRKDDDLASWGSSYDGLSQDDEYNEDGLDLTAPQGKQFKDGEYNSNIRRLCAICFDAPRDCFFLPCGHYASCFECGTRIAEAAGTCPICRRPMKKVRKIYSV from the exons ATGAACTCTTCTCATCA AATGGAAGAATCAGATCGGAATCCGTCATTTTCCGGTGATACGTCCGCGTCGACATCGCGAGATGAGGAGGAAGTTCCGGTGATTGACGACGACGATCGACGGCCTCCGTTGCCGTTTCCGGAGAGGAATAGTGTTTTTCACAATGCGCCGTATTTCCCGGCGGCCGATAATGAGGAAGCCGTGGTGCCGTTGACGAGAGATGATACCTGGTCCTGCGTAGTTGTTGTTTTCACTTTCTGGTTCTTCg TATCTATGACTTTGATACTGGGGGTTTATGGACCATCCAATTTGCAGCTTGGACCAAATTCCTCAATCCTGATAAAACCCAATCCCTTATTTGTGGAAAATATAAAG GTGGAAGAGATGGATGATGCAAACACTAGACCAACGGTGTATGGGTTTTATGAAAATCCGTCTCTTGATGTTTTAACAACTTTTTCTGAAGCTTACAAAACCTCTTTTCCTGCAAACACTAACAAG CAATGGATATATTACTTGAATCAAGGATCTCAAATAAACATTTCATATAGTGTCAATTCCTCAAGTTCGCATTCTTTAGTCCTTATTATTGCTCAAG GAAGCGAAGGGCTAGCGCAGTGGCTTGAGGACCCATCATATCCAAATACTACATTATCATGGAATGTCATTCATG GGAATGGCACAATCAGCCAGGACATAGGAAAATCCTCTAGTTATTACGTGGCAGTGGGCAACTTGAACTCTGGAGTTGTGCAG GTTCGTTTGGATATTAAAGGTAGGGCTTTGCTCTATAATACAACTGGTGCCTACTATGAATGCAACCTTAGACGAAAACAGTGTAGTATGAGATTCTTTTTGGCCGGTCGAAATGCTGCTCTTTTGACCTCGCCTCCCCAAAGTCCA GGTACAGCTACTGGTATGTGGAGCGTCAAACTTTCCTATGGACCTCGATGGATAACATATCTTCTTGGAGTAg GTGGTATGAGTTTTCTCATTTGGCTGGTATTCTGGTACTTGAATAATATGCAATCCACTCGTCAGGAAGGGACTAGAAATCCAGTGGGGCCGATGGAATCTCAACAGACCCCTCTTCTTTCACGCAAAGATGATGATCTCGCAAGCTGGGGTTCTTCTTATGATGGTCTTTCACAAGACGACGAGTATAATGAAGATGGACTGGACCTCACTGCACCTCAAGGGAAACAATTTAAAGATGGTGAATACAACAGCAATATCCGCCGACTTTGTGCAATTTGTTTTGATGCGCCAAGAGACTGCTTCTTTCTACCATGCGGACACTATGCATCCTGTTTTGAATGTGGAACAAG GATAGCAGAAGCTGCTGGTACTTGCCCAATCTGTCGCAGGCCTATGAAGAAGGTGAGAAAGATATACTCAGTTTGA